A single Sporomusaceae bacterium DNA region contains:
- a CDS encoding DUF4115 domain-containing protein — protein sequence MPTVGELLRAEREKQNLTVKDIEKATSIRAIYIQAIEDGKYDVLPGEVYLKGFIRNYASFLGLNPQQALDVYRESLAPQPQAPQAAAPAAPAPSAMPPKVEAGREEEKSGSLGRWVMVLVVLAVIAGAAWAVFNHLNQPPAPQPKPPQVQVQPAPAPAPAPAPQKTPAPAPAARPIVVVAKYTADCWTRVTADDRELYEGIPRVGETFTWNANQTMTVHLGNAAGVDLTYNGQPQGRLGGDGDVISKTFTVNTTGTQR from the coding sequence TTGCCGACAGTAGGCGAGCTCCTGCGGGCCGAGCGGGAAAAGCAAAATTTGACCGTCAAGGATATCGAGAAAGCTACCAGCATTCGCGCTATCTATATCCAGGCGATCGAGGACGGCAAGTATGACGTGCTGCCGGGAGAAGTGTACCTCAAGGGCTTTATTCGTAATTACGCGTCCTTCCTCGGGCTCAATCCCCAGCAGGCGCTCGATGTTTACCGCGAAAGCCTGGCTCCCCAGCCGCAGGCTCCCCAGGCCGCTGCGCCTGCAGCGCCTGCCCCGTCCGCCATGCCGCCTAAGGTGGAGGCCGGCCGGGAGGAGGAGAAGAGCGGTTCGCTCGGCCGTTGGGTGATGGTCCTGGTGGTGTTGGCTGTCATCGCCGGCGCCGCCTGGGCGGTCTTCAACCACCTGAACCAACCGCCCGCCCCGCAGCCCAAACCGCCCCAAGTCCAGGTCCAGCCCGCACCGGCACCGGCACCGGCGCCCGCGCCCCAGAAAACGCCCGCTCCCGCCCCGGCGGCAAGGCCGATCGTGGTCGTCGCCAAGTACACCGCCGACTGCTGGACTCGCGTGACCGCCGATGATCGCGAGTTGTACGAAGGCATCCCGCGGGTTGGGGAGACCTTCACCTGGAACGCCAACCAGACGATGACCGTCCACCTCGGCAACGCCGCCGGCGTCGATCTCACCTACAACGGCCAGCCCCAGGGGCGGCTCGGCGGGGACGGAGACGTAATAAGCAAGACTTTCACCGTAAATACTACCGGTACGCAGAGATGA
- a CDS encoding immunoglobulin domain-containing protein, which produces MGHSQPYLQAALLCEGVTTDSEGHHDIHNEFTQYTMGYSQPFTILTIWRGGAGGDTDWYRERSEIVAPDGRIVASGDNGPFTLADASYRQVNSLLLEDVDFTHDGTYEVRVTLTDSRENVVASASYPLTVV; this is translated from the coding sequence ATGGGCCACAGCCAGCCGTACCTGCAGGCCGCCTTGCTGTGCGAGGGGGTGACTACCGACAGCGAAGGCCACCACGACATCCATAACGAATTCACCCAGTACACGATGGGTTATTCCCAGCCCTTCACCATCCTGACCATCTGGCGGGGCGGCGCGGGCGGAGACACCGATTGGTACAGGGAGAGAAGCGAAATCGTCGCCCCCGACGGCCGGATAGTGGCGAGCGGCGATAACGGCCCCTTTACGCTGGCCGACGCCAGCTACCGCCAGGTGAACAGCCTGCTGCTGGAGGATGTCGATTTCACCCACGACGGCACCTACGAGGTGCGGGTTACGCTTACCGACTCACGGGAAAACGTAGTGGCTTCCGCATCTTATCCGCTGACGGTGGTATAA
- the mnmH gene encoding tRNA 2-selenouridine(34) synthase MnmH, which produces MHRVIDLADALKLDNPIFIDMRSPSEFTNGAIPGAINIPLLDDAERGEVGTIYKLTGPEEAKQQGLAIVSAKLPDLVGSIRAHYRSGREVVVYCWRGGMRSKSVVGILEIMGIPAYQLLGGYKAYRRYVLEALEAFDLKPTVVTLCGSTGVGKTTLLSLLKEQGVPVIDLEKLANHRGSVFGSVGLGKPATAQNFDALILRELIRYNDAPYILVECESKRIGNVYTPEALFAAMKKGPKILAYADIETRVTRLIEEYLDVYNSRRDEIHASILALRKRLGAAKTDRLLAAFAADEVRDVVRTLLTDYYDPLYGYEAADSADYAFKVDAADFSRAAAGIIDYLNTLRGDIRCRQ; this is translated from the coding sequence TTGCACAGAGTAATAGATTTGGCTGACGCCCTTAAACTTGACAACCCCATATTCATCGATATGCGCTCGCCGTCGGAATTCACGAACGGCGCCATTCCCGGCGCGATCAACATCCCCCTGCTCGACGACGCGGAGCGCGGCGAGGTCGGTACGATTTACAAGCTGACCGGACCGGAGGAAGCCAAGCAGCAGGGGCTGGCAATCGTGTCCGCCAAGCTGCCGGATTTGGTCGGCAGCATTCGCGCCCATTACCGGAGCGGCCGTGAGGTCGTCGTCTACTGCTGGCGCGGCGGCATGCGCTCGAAATCGGTCGTCGGCATCCTCGAAATCATGGGGATTCCGGCGTACCAATTGCTTGGCGGGTACAAGGCCTACCGCCGTTATGTGCTCGAAGCCCTCGAAGCCTTCGACCTCAAACCGACTGTTGTCACCTTGTGCGGCTCGACCGGCGTGGGCAAAACGACGCTGCTCTCGCTCCTCAAGGAACAAGGTGTGCCGGTTATCGATCTTGAAAAGCTCGCCAACCACCGCGGTTCGGTGTTCGGCAGCGTGGGACTCGGCAAACCGGCTACCGCCCAGAATTTCGACGCTCTCATCCTCCGGGAACTGATCCGTTATAACGACGCGCCCTATATACTGGTGGAGTGCGAGAGCAAGCGCATCGGCAATGTCTACACGCCTGAGGCGCTGTTCGCGGCCATGAAGAAGGGGCCGAAGATTCTCGCCTACGCCGATATCGAGACAAGGGTCACGCGTCTTATCGAAGAATACCTCGATGTTTACAACTCCCGCCGCGACGAAATCCACGCCAGTATCCTGGCGCTGCGCAAACGCCTCGGGGCGGCCAAGACCGACCGGCTGTTGGCCGCCTTTGCCGCCGACGAGGTGCGGGATGTCGTCCGCACTCTGTTGACCGATTATTACGATCCGCTGTACGGTTACGAAGCGGCCGATTCCGCCGACTATGCCTTTAAGGTCGACGCCGCGGACTTTTCCCGGGCGGCGGCCGGTATAATAGATTATCTCAATACTCTAAGGGGGGATATCCGTTGCCGACAGTAG
- a CDS encoding YgiQ family radical SAM protein, with protein MNNDFLPISKADMDKRGWDRLDFLFVSGDAYVDHPSFGPAIIGRLLEKSGWRVGIIAQPDWRSTDAFKALGKPRLAVLVSAGNLDSMLSKYTAARRFRSDDDYSPGGRAGLRPERATLVYASRIRELWKDVPLVIGGIEASLRRFAHYDYWSDSVRRSILVDSKADLLVYGMGEKQIKELAAQLAAGIPVSAIRDVKGTCYRASSLEHLWNYAEIPAFEAVSASKRDFAAAFKLQYDEQDPIRGKTVVQPHGGEYVVQNPPADPLTTAEMDEIYDLPYRRTYHPVYAAAGGVPAIQEVKFSLVSHRGCFGGCSFCAIVSHQGRIIQTRSAESILREAALLTELPDFKGYIHDVGGPTANFRLPACRFQAERGACKDRRCLHPAPCANLDAGHGDYLSLLRSLRQLPKVKKVFIRSGIRYDYLLAEGGDEFLRELCQHHVSGQLKIAPEHIAPQVTRLMGKPGKEVYLKFADAFRRMNAELGKEQYLVPYLMSSHPGSGLREAVELAEFLRDMGYHPEQVQDFIPTPGSLSTCMYYTGLHPLTGEKVHVAKDPREKRLQRALLQYRDPKNYPLVLEALTKAGRQDLIGFDDKCLIRPPRQPGGRPQGPPAKKARTLPPGRGKGKRETKRARVR; from the coding sequence ATGAACAACGATTTTCTGCCGATATCCAAAGCGGATATGGACAAACGCGGCTGGGACAGGCTCGATTTCCTGTTCGTCAGCGGCGACGCCTATGTAGACCACCCCAGCTTCGGCCCGGCGATTATCGGCAGGCTGCTGGAGAAGTCGGGCTGGCGCGTGGGCATCATCGCCCAGCCCGACTGGCGGTCGACCGACGCCTTCAAAGCCCTCGGCAAGCCGCGCCTGGCGGTGCTTGTCTCGGCCGGCAACCTCGATTCCATGCTCAGCAAGTATACCGCCGCCCGGCGGTTCCGCTCGGACGACGATTATTCTCCCGGCGGCCGGGCCGGCCTCCGTCCGGAACGGGCCACCCTCGTGTACGCCAGCCGCATCCGCGAGCTGTGGAAGGATGTGCCGCTCGTTATCGGCGGCATTGAGGCCAGTCTGAGGCGTTTCGCTCATTACGACTACTGGTCGGACAGCGTGCGCCGCTCCATCCTGGTCGACAGCAAGGCCGATCTGTTGGTTTACGGCATGGGGGAGAAGCAGATCAAGGAGCTTGCCGCCCAGCTTGCCGCCGGCATCCCGGTTTCGGCCATCCGCGACGTGAAGGGCACCTGCTACCGGGCGTCTTCCCTGGAACATTTGTGGAATTATGCGGAGATTCCCGCGTTCGAGGCGGTCAGCGCCAGCAAGCGGGATTTCGCCGCCGCCTTTAAGCTGCAGTATGACGAGCAGGATCCCATCCGCGGCAAAACGGTGGTCCAGCCTCACGGCGGCGAGTATGTGGTGCAAAATCCGCCGGCCGACCCGCTGACGACCGCCGAGATGGACGAAATCTACGATCTGCCATACAGGCGGACGTATCACCCGGTATATGCCGCAGCCGGCGGCGTGCCCGCCATCCAGGAGGTAAAGTTCAGCCTGGTCAGCCACCGTGGCTGTTTCGGCGGGTGCTCGTTCTGCGCCATCGTCTCCCACCAGGGGCGGATAATCCAGACCCGCAGCGCCGAATCGATCCTGCGCGAAGCGGCGCTACTGACCGAGTTGCCTGATTTCAAGGGCTATATTCACGATGTGGGCGGGCCGACCGCCAACTTTCGCCTGCCCGCCTGCCGGTTTCAAGCCGAGCGCGGCGCCTGCAAGGACCGCCGTTGCCTCCATCCCGCGCCGTGCGCCAACCTCGACGCCGGCCACGGCGACTACCTGTCGCTCCTCAGGTCGCTCAGGCAGCTGCCGAAGGTAAAGAAGGTTTTTATTCGTTCGGGCATCCGCTACGATTACCTGCTCGCCGAGGGCGGCGACGAGTTTTTGCGCGAACTCTGCCAGCACCATGTCAGCGGCCAGCTTAAAATCGCCCCTGAGCATATTGCTCCCCAAGTTACCCGCCTGATGGGCAAACCGGGCAAGGAGGTATATCTGAAGTTCGCGGACGCCTTCCGCCGCATGAACGCCGAACTTGGCAAGGAACAGTACCTCGTGCCTTACCTGATGTCGAGCCATCCCGGCTCCGGCCTGCGCGAGGCGGTCGAACTGGCCGAGTTTCTGCGCGATATGGGCTATCACCCCGAGCAGGTCCAGGATTTCATCCCCACCCCCGGCAGCCTTTCCACCTGTATGTACTACACCGGTCTCCACCCGCTGACCGGCGAAAAGGTGCATGTTGCCAAGGACCCGCGCGAAAAGCGGCTCCAGCGGGCCCTTCTACAGTACCGCGACCCGAAGAACTATCCGCTGGTGCTGGAGGCGCTGACGAAGGCCGGCCGCCAGGATCTCATCGGTTTTGACGACAAATGCCTCATAAGGCCGCCGCGGCAGCCAGGGGGGCGGCCGCAAGGACCGCCGGCGAAGAAGGCCCGCACCCTGCCGCCTGGCCGCGGCAAGGGTAAACGGGAAACGAAAAGAGCCAGGGTACGCTGA